The following is a genomic window from Geobacillus subterraneus.
CAACGGGCACTTGCGCCTTGTTTCGATACCGCCATGGGTTCTTCATCCCGATGACGGGATGGACGGTGACGCCTTCTAGCTTGCCGATGCGGGCGAGCACTTCTTTCACCTGCTTTTCCTTCGCTTTCAGCTGGCCTTCGTAGCTGAGGTGTTGCAGCTGGCAGCCGCCGCATTGGCGATAGACGGGGCACGGCGGCGCAACGCGGTCGGGGCTTGGTTCGTACAGCTCCACGAGGCGGCCGTACCCATACCCTTTTTTCACTTTGATCGCTTTCACCTTCGCCCGCTCGCCGGGAAGCGCGTGTTTCACAAACAACGGAAAGCCGTCGACTTTCGCCACTCCGAGACCGTCGTGGGTCAAATCCGTGAATACGACGTCATAATATTCATTTTTGGCGACTGGTGGTTGCTGCTTCGTCATGTCGTTCTCCTTTCTGCCGTTCCTCTGTATATGTAGCGTGCCCTTTATAGGGGAAAGGCATAAGAAAAGAACAGGCTTATCTTCCTGTTCTCACTTGTTCTGCCTTTTCTTTTGGCATCAATACGTCAATATGGCGGCGCAAATTGACGAACTCCCCTGGAAGCATGCCGCCGAATTCGCCGTCTAAGTTCAGCTGCATCGGCGAGTGCACTTTTACCCGGTTCGCTTTCGTGTAAATGACGTGCGGGTCGTTGATGTGCTCGCCGCGCGCCGCGAGGGTGACAAGGCGGATGAATTCGGCCAAGTTCGTTTTCTTGACGATGATAAAATCGAACAGGCCGTCATTCAATGATGAATCGGGTGCCAGTTTTTCAAACCCGCCGACCGAGTTCGTGAGCGAAACCAAAAACATCATAATCTCGCCTTCGAACAGTTTGCCGTCATACTCGATTTGCGCTTCGGTCGCCTTGATGGACGGCAACATCTCGATCCCTTTCAAGTAATAGGCGAGCTGGCCAAGCATCGTTTTCAGCTTGCTCGGCACTTCGTAGGTGAGCTCGGTCAGGCGCCCGCCGCCCGCGATGTTGATGAAATAGCGCGTTTTGTCTTCGTTCGTCACACAGCCGATGTCAATCGGGACGGGCTCGCCCGTGGCGATCACGTCGCACGCCCCTTCAATCGAACGGGGCACGCCGATGGCGCGGGCGAAATCGTTCGTCGTCCCAACGGGAATGACGCCCAGTGTCGGCCGATGCGGCTGATCGGCGATGCCGTTGACGACTTCATTGATCGTTCCGTCGCCCCCTGCGGCGACAACGAGATCAAATTCCCGCAGGACGGCCTGGCGCGCTGCTTCCGTCGCATCCCCCGGCCCTTCGGTGGCGTGGCACGACGTTTCATAGCCCGCCTTTTCCAACCGCACGAGCACATCAGGCAAATGGCGCTTAAACAGCTCCCGCCCTGATGTCGGGTTATAAATGATTCGAGCTCGTTTCATTATTCTCAACCTACTTCCTTTTTTCCATTCCACCCGTTCCCATCATAACGAAACAACGCTTCATGCGCAACTCCGACGAATGTCGTGAACAAGGCGGCGAGAAACAGCGCCCTCGGGTTCAAGCGAAGGGCGCTGTGGGAGGATAGGCATCATTCTGTTGTCTTCGCCTCTTGGGACGATGCTGGCGCACCGAGCGGCTGGACATGGGCCGCTCCACCCTGGGCGACGCTCTCGAGCAGCTGCTTCACATCGATGCCGGTTGACGCTTTCAACGTCTCCTGCAAGCTCGCCATTAAGTTCGTCGCATAGCCCGTGACGCGGTTGGCGCCGCCCCCCGCTCCTGAGCCGGTGTCGACGATCGTCAGCTTCTCGATGTTCGCAAGCGGGCTCGCCACTTGTTTCGCATACTCCGGAAGCATCTTGATGATCATGTCGAGCACCGCAGCCTGGCCATAGCGCTCGAACGCTTCGGCGATCTTTTGTTTCGCTTCCGCTTCGGCGAGGCCTTTCAGTCGGATGATTTCCGCTTCCGCTTCCCCTTTCGCTTTCTCCGCCTCGGCTTTTGCCAACCCGTCGAGTCGGACGCGCTCCGCTTCCGCTTTCGCCAGCGTTTCGACGCGGTACTTTTGCGCATCGGCTTCGGCGATTTGTTTCGCCTTTTCCGCCGCTGCTTTTTGCTCGATCGCATAGCGCTCGGCATCAGCTTTTTTCTTCACTTCTGAATCGTATTGCCGTTCGCGGCGCAAAATTTCTTTTTCTTCGAGCTCGATTTGTTTTTGCCGCTCGATGATTTTAATTTGCATTTGTTGAGCCGTCACTTCTTGTTTGGCTTTCGCTTCTTCGAGATGGTACGCCTGATCGGCGCGCGCTTTGGCGATATCTTGCTCTTGGCGGAATTCGGCGAGTTTGAGCTGGTTGATTTTTTCCGCCTCGGCGATTTCCGTC
Proteins encoded in this region:
- a CDS encoding flotillin family protein; this translates as MTIAPWLVVIGVVVLLLVGLIAIFIARYRTVGPDEALIVTGSYLGSKNVHVDESGNKIKIVRGGGTFVVPIFQQAEPLSLLSIKLDVQTPEVYTEQGVPVMADGVAIIKVGSSISEIATAAEQFLGKTRQDMENEAREVLEGHLRSILGSMTVEEIYKNRDKFSQEVQRVASQDLAKMGLVIVSFTIKDVRDKNGYLDALGKPRIAQVKRDADIATAEAEKETRIKRAEADKEARKAELERLTEIAEAEKINQLKLAEFRQEQDIAKARADQAYHLEEAKAKQEVTAQQMQIKIIERQKQIELEEKEILRRERQYDSEVKKKADAERYAIEQKAAAEKAKQIAEADAQKYRVETLAKAEAERVRLDGLAKAEAEKAKGEAEAEIIRLKGLAEAEAKQKIAEAFERYGQAAVLDMIIKMLPEYAKQVASPLANIEKLTIVDTGSGAGGGANRVTGYATNLMASLQETLKASTGIDVKQLLESVAQGGAAHVQPLGAPASSQEAKTTE
- a CDS encoding diacylglycerol kinase, whose translation is MKRARIIYNPTSGRELFKRHLPDVLVRLEKAGYETSCHATEGPGDATEAARQAVLREFDLVVAAGGDGTINEVVNGIADQPHRPTLGVIPVGTTNDFARAIGVPRSIEGACDVIATGEPVPIDIGCVTNEDKTRYFINIAGGGRLTELTYEVPSKLKTMLGQLAYYLKGIEMLPSIKATEAQIEYDGKLFEGEIMMFLVSLTNSVGGFEKLAPDSSLNDGLFDFIIVKKTNLAEFIRLVTLAARGEHINDPHVIYTKANRVKVHSPMQLNLDGEFGGMLPGEFVNLRRHIDVLMPKEKAEQVRTGR